One stretch of Rhipicephalus sanguineus isolate Rsan-2018 chromosome 10, BIME_Rsan_1.4, whole genome shotgun sequence DNA includes these proteins:
- the LOC119371973 gene encoding gastrula zinc finger protein XlCGF57.1-like: MSVDIVTSPPVDCCGLLLMIGSLSLASHEQYYSLVSTQGGLHSCRQCTYVTKVKSSMQRHLRKHTGKRPFQCHLCPAAFSQNVTLTTHIRTHTGERPFSCDRCSASFSQKKTLVDHMRTHTGERPFSCDHCKVSFARKTNLFRHMPIHTGERPFSCDRCSASFPLKRYLNSHMRTHTGERPFSCDRCSASFSLKKTLVDHMRTHTGERPFSCDHCKASFAQKATLTGHMRIHTGGRPFSCAHCNAAFSRKDSLKTHMCSCLAKKQPCSLSSASHEQYHSLVSVQGELQSCRQCTYVTKVRSNMKRHVCKHTGERHFQCHLCPAAFSQKAHLTEHIRIHTGERPFSCDRCSASFSVKSNLVDHMRIHTGERPFSCDHCSASFSRKMTLMRHMRTHTGERPFSCDHCSASFSLKITLMRHMLTHTRASHFL; encoded by the exons gttccttgtctttGGCATCCCATGAGCAGTACTATTCACTCGTGTCTACACAAGGTGGACTACATTCCTGCCGTCAGTGCACCTATGTCACCAAGGTCAAGAGTAGCATGCAAAGACACCTTCGCAAACACACGGGCAAGCGTCCCTtccagtgccacctgtgtccagctGCATTCTCTCAGAACGTTACTCTCACAACGCAcattcgcacccacacaggagagcgtcccttttcctgtgaccgctGCAGTGCATCGTTCTCACAGAAAAAGACCCTCGTGGatcacatgcgcacccacacaggagagcgccccttttcctgtgaccactgcaaggTGTCATTTGCGCGGAAAACGAACCTCTTTAGGCATATGCCTAtccacacaggagagcgccccttttcctgtgaccgctGCAGTGCATCTTTTCCTCTAAAAAGGTATCTCAATtcccacatgcgcacccacacaggagagcgcccaTTTTCCTGTGACCGCTGCAGTGCATCGTTCTCGCTGAAAAAGACCCTCGTGGatcacatgcgcacccacacaggagagcgccccttttcctgtgaccactgcaaggCGTCATTTGCGCAGAAAGCGACCCTCACTGGCCATATGCGTATCCACACAGGAGGGCGTCCCTTTTCCTGCGCCCACTGCAATGCAGCCTTTTCACGGAAAGACAGCCTCAAGACCCACATGTGCAGTTGTCTTGCAAAGAAGCAGCCCT GTTCCTTGTCTTCGGCATCCCATGAGCAGTACCATTCACTCGTGTCCGTACAAGGCGAACTGCAGTCCTGTCgtcagtgcacctatgtgaccaagGTCAGGAGTAACATGAAAAGACACGTTTGCAAACATACGGGTGAGCGTCACTtccagtgccacctgtgtccagctGCATTCTCTCAGAAAGCTCATCTTACAGAGCACATTCGcatccacacaggagagcgtcccttttcctgtgatcGCTGCAGTGCATCTTTTTCGGTGAAAAGTAACCTTGTGGACCACATGCGCATTCACACAGGAGAACGTCCCTTTTCGTGTGACCACTGCAGTGCATCGTTTTCACGAAAAATGACCCTCATGAggcacatgcgcacccacacaggagagcgtcccttttcctgtgaccactgcagtgCATCGTTTTCACTGAAAATAACCCTCATGAGGCACATGCTCACCCACACAAGGGCGTCCCATTTCCTGTGA